From the Chloroflexus aurantiacus J-10-fl genome, one window contains:
- a CDS encoding LCP family protein — MPDKPSNGQYVTPRGGTPYTGETRVMRRLNAPSGSPSTPPRRRWALGRILLGLMTIIILVIGLGYWQVWQLAQRVVVSDPRGPALSSPLLGANILVVGVDIRRDRPEEGVRSDTLMLIRFDGMGGWVNLLSIPRDTQVELDELGPSKINAAYAYGYRHATELYGDGVTPEQAGMAYAADTVSRFLNFDQRGMRVDYVVQVDFDGFAALIDALGGITIDVPRRIVDEAYPTPDYGVMRVEFEPGPQRMDGARALIYARTRHADSDFGRTERQQQVVQAIVQEIQQRNWFERILLIPRLRDAITQDGETPAIVTTLPIANVDTLLAVARIAANLDPALIGRYRIEPGTVAVQTNGSNLIWDANDVAALVTRWLTPPGEASEQAQVQVFNGAGVVGLARRTSEKLAANGFTLLSPADAPPGEYPRTVVYQIGNTPFTARRLAQLLGADLVVGSPPGISSQADIVVILGNDAANGE, encoded by the coding sequence ATGCCAGACAAACCATCAAATGGACAATATGTTACACCTCGTGGTGGCACTCCTTACACCGGCGAAACCCGGGTGATGCGTCGCCTGAATGCACCATCCGGTTCTCCATCTACCCCACCGCGACGACGCTGGGCGCTGGGCCGGATACTTCTGGGGCTGATGACGATAATCATCCTGGTGATCGGCCTTGGCTACTGGCAGGTCTGGCAACTGGCGCAGCGTGTTGTGGTGTCTGATCCCCGTGGCCCGGCACTCTCTTCACCATTACTTGGCGCGAATATTCTGGTTGTCGGGGTTGATATCCGGCGTGACCGCCCAGAAGAGGGAGTGCGTAGTGATACCTTGATGCTGATCCGGTTTGACGGGATGGGGGGTTGGGTTAACTTACTTTCGATTCCACGCGATACGCAGGTTGAACTGGATGAGCTTGGTCCCAGCAAGATCAACGCTGCTTACGCTTACGGGTATCGACATGCTACCGAACTGTACGGCGATGGGGTGACACCGGAACAGGCCGGTATGGCCTACGCTGCCGACACCGTGAGTCGCTTCCTCAATTTTGATCAGCGCGGCATGCGGGTTGATTACGTCGTGCAGGTTGACTTCGACGGCTTTGCTGCCCTGATTGATGCACTCGGCGGGATTACGATTGATGTGCCGCGGCGGATTGTTGATGAGGCGTATCCGACTCCTGACTACGGAGTCATGCGGGTTGAGTTTGAACCCGGCCCTCAACGAATGGATGGCGCACGGGCACTCATCTACGCTCGCACCCGTCATGCTGATAGTGATTTTGGCCGCACCGAGCGCCAGCAACAGGTGGTGCAGGCTATCGTCCAGGAGATACAGCAGCGTAACTGGTTTGAGCGCATCCTCCTGATCCCGCGCTTACGTGACGCGATCACGCAGGATGGTGAGACACCGGCAATAGTCACGACTCTGCCGATAGCGAATGTTGATACATTGCTGGCAGTAGCACGGATCGCAGCAAATCTCGATCCGGCCCTGATCGGACGTTATCGGATTGAACCGGGAACCGTCGCAGTGCAGACAAATGGCTCTAACCTGATCTGGGATGCTAACGATGTGGCGGCATTGGTCACGCGCTGGCTGACGCCACCCGGAGAGGCAAGCGAACAGGCGCAGGTGCAGGTGTTTAACGGGGCCGGGGTGGTAGGGCTGGCCCGTCGTACCAGCGAAAAGCTGGCGGCAAACGGTTTTACACTCCTCTCACCGGCTGATGCACCACCTGGGGAGTACCCGCGTACCGTCGTATATCAAATTGGGAACACCCCTTTCACTGCACGTCGGCTTGCCCAACTACTCGGTGCTGATCTGGTCGTTGGTTCACCGCCGGGCATCAGCAGTCAGGCCGATATTGTGGTGATATTGGGTAACGATGCGGCGAATGGGGAGTGA